One Endozoicomonas gorgoniicola DNA window includes the following coding sequences:
- the ltrA gene encoding group II intron reverse transcriptase/maturase, producing the protein MRVYYSLYGRLLTMEALYNGFKKVWKAKGAAGIDGQSLSDYASNLRGNLEQLLLELREKRYKPLPVKRVEIDKEDGGKRLLGIPAVKDRIVQQALLNILTPIFDPDFHPSSYGYRPNRSCHQAITKATLFIRKYDRRWVVDMDLSKCFDRLDHELILKAFRHKVADGSILNLIRMFLKSGVMVGYQLEATETGSPQGGVISPLISNVYLDAFDQEMMRRKHRIVRYADDILILCGSKAAAENALKVATKVLEQDLKLTVNQNKTHIAHSGEGVKFLGVEILSSYTRIQEKKLNALKAKVKRITKRNRGTNLEGVIRELNPVIRGFANYFRIANCSRELKRLTGWMRRRLRCLQLKQWKKPAKLHRRLKQLGYKPPFKYIKMRSWRNACSPLSHLAMPNNWFNEIKLFNLEGVKTGVLAPYC; encoded by the coding sequence ATGAGAGTATATTATAGCCTGTATGGGCGCTTGCTGACGATGGAAGCGCTTTACAACGGATTCAAAAAGGTATGGAAAGCGAAAGGTGCGGCCGGAATAGATGGGCAGAGCCTGAGCGACTACGCCTCGAATCTGCGTGGTAATCTTGAACAGTTACTGCTTGAATTGCGGGAAAAGCGCTACAAACCGCTACCGGTAAAGCGTGTAGAAATCGACAAAGAAGACGGTGGAAAGCGTCTGCTGGGAATCCCCGCAGTAAAAGACCGAATCGTCCAACAAGCACTTCTAAATATCCTGACCCCGATCTTTGATCCGGACTTCCACCCGTCCAGCTATGGGTACAGACCGAATCGAAGCTGCCATCAAGCCATTACCAAGGCGACCCTGTTCATACGAAAGTACGACAGACGCTGGGTGGTGGACATGGACTTGTCCAAATGCTTTGACCGACTCGACCACGAGTTAATTCTCAAGGCGTTCAGGCACAAAGTGGCAGATGGAAGCATCCTGAACCTGATCAGAATGTTCCTGAAAAGCGGGGTGATGGTTGGCTATCAACTGGAAGCCACGGAAACAGGCAGTCCACAGGGCGGAGTGATCAGTCCCTTAATCTCAAACGTCTATCTTGATGCGTTTGATCAGGAAATGATGCGACGCAAGCACAGGATTGTCCGCTATGCGGACGATATCCTGATTCTGTGTGGCTCCAAAGCAGCGGCAGAAAACGCTCTGAAAGTGGCGACCAAAGTACTGGAGCAAGACCTGAAACTGACGGTCAACCAGAATAAAACACACATAGCCCATAGCGGCGAGGGTGTGAAATTTCTGGGAGTTGAAATCCTGAGCAGCTATACGCGCATACAGGAAAAGAAGCTCAACGCACTGAAAGCAAAGGTAAAGCGAATCACGAAAAGGAATCGGGGAACGAACCTTGAAGGAGTAATCCGAGAACTGAACCCTGTGATACGAGGATTTGCTAATTACTTCAGGATAGCGAACTGTAGTCGTGAATTAAAACGGCTGACAGGATGGATGAGGCGCAGGCTGAGATGTTTACAACTGAAACAGTGGAAGAAACCAGCGAAGCTGCATCGTCGGCTGAAGCAACTGGGTTACAAGCCACCATTTAAGTACATCAAAATGCGTTCATGGAGAAATGCGTGCAGTCCCCTGTCGCATTTAGCCATGCCGAACAACTGGTTCAATGAGATAAAGTTGTTCAATTTGGAAGGCGTTAAAACGGGCGTTCTTGCCCCTTATTGTTAA
- the rdgC gene encoding recombination-associated protein RdgC → MWFKNLIIYRFSKPFELSAEDLEEKLNEKRFRSCGSQDMSTYGWVPPLGRHGDMLTHAANGFVLVCARKEEKILPASVINDVLNERIEMIEHEQDRQVFSKEKKTLKDDVIMELLPKAFTKSQNTFAYIDAEAGWMVIDSSSFKKAEELTSCLRECVGSLPIINPALKNAPSSIMTQWLQQNPSVPAPLSLGFDCELREPGDEGGQISIKKQELITDEILAHLDAGMQVSKLALNWDDAQTFVLGDDMIIRKLKFTEVIEEKLDEINAETAAEQFDADFSVMTLSVRQLIKDLIEALGGESEQ, encoded by the coding sequence ATGTGGTTTAAAAACCTGATTATTTATCGCTTCAGTAAGCCGTTCGAACTGAGTGCCGAAGACCTGGAAGAAAAACTGAATGAAAAACGCTTTCGCAGCTGCGGTAGTCAGGACATGAGTACTTATGGATGGGTTCCGCCTCTGGGCCGCCATGGCGACATGCTGACCCACGCGGCTAATGGATTTGTCCTGGTGTGCGCACGCAAAGAAGAAAAGATCCTTCCTGCCAGTGTGATTAATGACGTTCTAAATGAACGTATTGAAATGATTGAGCATGAACAGGACCGGCAGGTATTCAGCAAAGAAAAGAAGACTTTGAAAGACGATGTCATCATGGAGCTGCTGCCAAAGGCTTTTACTAAAAGTCAGAACACATTTGCCTATATAGACGCAGAAGCAGGCTGGATGGTTATTGACTCGTCTTCCTTTAAAAAGGCAGAAGAGCTGACCAGCTGCCTCAGAGAGTGTGTTGGCAGCCTGCCCATTATTAACCCTGCCCTGAAAAATGCCCCTTCCTCTATCATGACCCAGTGGCTGCAACAGAATCCATCGGTACCCGCCCCCCTTTCACTCGGCTTCGATTGTGAACTGCGGGAGCCCGGCGACGAAGGTGGACAGATCAGTATAAAGAAGCAGGAACTGATCACCGACGAAATTCTGGCTCATCTCGACGCGGGCATGCAGGTCAGCAAACTGGCCTTAAACTGGGACGATGCACAAACCTTTGTTCTGGGTGACGATATGATTATCCGGAAGCTGAAGTTCACAGAAGTCATTGAAGAAAAACTGGATGAAATTAATGCAGAAACTGCTGCAGAACAGTTTGATGCAGACTTTTCCGTAATGACACTGTCGGTACGACAGCTAATTAAGGATCTTATTGAAGCTTTAGGCGGCGAATCTGAGCAATAA
- a CDS encoding tetratricopeptide repeat protein, whose product MNESTAVGNIMDVTESNLQEVLQLSTEKLVMLFIGMGSDEASNQQLRMVEQLANTYDGKMVLAKLDAEEQQMVAQQLITQLRANAIPVHAFLHEGRPVQVLCGPQTEQQLREVIDPLTMSPAEQIKLQVDALIEAGMIEQALELLQKILQEEPDNHGLQVLQVNLLLELGRMDDARQLLAVLPADAPGIAQPKAKLAFYEMVAEAPQRDVLEAQLYEDENDHEARYQLAIRLVIADDIESALDNLLVIVRRDRAFREDGARLLMLKVFEQLGAGNPVAKRYRGKLFGLMH is encoded by the coding sequence ATGAATGAGTCCACTGCAGTAGGGAACATCATGGATGTCACCGAAAGCAACCTGCAGGAAGTGTTACAGCTTTCAACTGAAAAGCTGGTGATGCTGTTCATCGGTATGGGCAGTGATGAGGCCAGTAATCAGCAGTTACGAATGGTGGAGCAACTGGCTAATACCTATGATGGCAAAATGGTGTTGGCAAAACTGGATGCTGAAGAGCAGCAGATGGTTGCACAGCAGTTGATTACCCAGTTGCGTGCCAATGCCATTCCGGTTCATGCCTTTCTGCATGAAGGGCGTCCGGTACAGGTTCTGTGTGGTCCACAGACCGAGCAGCAGCTACGCGAAGTGATTGACCCGTTGACCATGAGCCCGGCAGAGCAGATTAAATTACAGGTGGATGCCCTGATTGAAGCAGGCATGATTGAGCAGGCACTGGAACTGTTGCAGAAAATCCTGCAGGAAGAGCCTGATAATCATGGACTACAGGTACTCCAGGTGAACCTGCTGCTGGAGCTGGGACGAATGGACGACGCTCGCCAGTTATTAGCCGTACTGCCTGCAGATGCCCCTGGCATTGCCCAGCCAAAAGCCAAGCTGGCTTTCTATGAGATGGTGGCAGAGGCGCCCCAGCGTGATGTGCTGGAAGCGCAGCTTTATGAAGATGAGAACGACCATGAAGCGCGCTATCAGCTAGCCATACGGCTTGTCATTGCTGATGACATTGAATCGGCGCTGGACAATCTGCTGGTGATTGTTCGTCGTGACCGTGCTTTCCGTGAAGACGGCGCACGACTTTTAATGCTGAAAGTGTTTGAACAACTCGGAGCAGGTAACCCGGTTGCTAAACGCTACCGTGGCAAGTTGTTTGGTCTGATGCATTAA
- a CDS encoding phosphoribosylaminoimidazolesuccinocarboxamide synthase, whose protein sequence is MNLADKVLAVNNDLPIRTDLPVHSGKVRSVYWLTEKDSRRLIKERGYDVAENAPLAIMVISDRMSAFDCVWSGEGGMKGVPGKGAALNAISNHWFRLFREQGLADSHILDVPHPLVWIVQKAQPVMIEAICRQYITGSMWRAYSKGERDFCGIELPEGLEKDQKLPELLITPSTKGILEGIPGVPAVDDVNITRKNIEDNFEAFSFRSSEDIGRYEVLLKEGFDVISEALSKLDQVFVDTKFEFGYVTDASGQEKLIYMDEVGTPDSSRIWDGAMYRKGKVVENSKEGFRQTLLKHFADSDILLNKDRMDERLALARDNELPESVMMEVSGTYIDIAEKITGERLSLSENPKAEIIEVLKSEYGLID, encoded by the coding sequence ATGAATCTTGCTGATAAAGTATTGGCCGTTAACAACGATTTACCTATTCGCACCGATCTGCCTGTGCATTCAGGTAAAGTCCGCTCTGTCTACTGGCTGACAGAAAAGGACAGTCGTCGCCTTATCAAAGAGAGAGGCTACGATGTTGCGGAAAATGCACCGCTCGCCATCATGGTGATTTCCGATCGTATGAGCGCCTTTGACTGCGTCTGGTCTGGTGAAGGTGGCATGAAGGGAGTGCCGGGCAAAGGCGCGGCGCTGAACGCTATTTCCAATCACTGGTTCAGGTTGTTCCGTGAACAGGGGTTAGCAGACAGTCATATTCTGGATGTTCCTCACCCTCTGGTGTGGATTGTGCAAAAAGCGCAGCCTGTCATGATAGAGGCTATCTGTCGTCAGTACATTACAGGCTCAATGTGGCGGGCTTACAGCAAAGGTGAGCGTGATTTTTGTGGCATTGAACTGCCCGAAGGTCTGGAAAAGGACCAGAAGCTGCCTGAGTTGCTGATCACTCCTTCTACCAAAGGTATTCTGGAAGGCATTCCCGGTGTTCCTGCGGTTGATGACGTCAATATCACCCGTAAAAACATTGAGGATAATTTCGAGGCGTTCAGCTTCCGCAGCAGCGAAGATATTGGCCGCTATGAAGTGCTGCTGAAAGAGGGCTTTGATGTCATCAGCGAGGCATTGTCTAAACTGGATCAGGTGTTTGTGGATACCAAGTTTGAATTTGGTTATGTCACCGATGCGTCCGGGCAGGAAAAGCTGATCTACATGGATGAAGTAGGGACTCCTGACTCTTCACGTATCTGGGATGGGGCAATGTATCGTAAGGGGAAAGTGGTTGAGAATTCCAAGGAAGGCTTCCGTCAGACATTGCTGAAGCACTTTGCGGATTCCGATATTTTGCTGAACAAGGATCGCATGGATGAGCGTCTTGCTCTGGCACGTGATAATGAGCTGCCTGAATCGGTAATGATGGAAGTGTCCGGCACCTATATCGACATCGCCGAAAAAATCACAGGCGAACGGTTGTCTCTGTCTGAAAATCCAAAAGCAGAGATTATTGAGGTACTCAAAAGTGAGTACGGCCTGATTGATTAA
- the bamC gene encoding outer membrane protein assembly factor BamC: MKTLPVMAVALTLAGCANPFGKEGYFRDKSGDYTQARVAEPLKLPEDITDPRPMGDSLVIPPITAEHTNLEQQFQAPRPDQRLQHSEGDTYSIQRDGGDQWLLAAKSPSEIWPRILSFLEENDVPVLSKNAKQGYLETDWVDLGLDKERGFIYRTVGRWVGVEDAEPVEDRFRIEVRQGVTAGTTEVHLQHKGRPKADEGDEPAPEPADWDNMEQRSQRLDNGTLSELMLFLIRDDEDSSVSLLAQNLDLGDQVEIVDINGNPTMTIERLSFARAWAAIDQALVKAGLEVTDKNRSGGLFYILADEQGDVVKGEPEKEPGFFARLFGKGKKDEEESTQSTYLIRVSELTGVIQVTVEENINAFAPAEFSQKVLNLIKENMN, encoded by the coding sequence ATGAAAACCTTGCCGGTGATGGCTGTAGCTTTGACGCTGGCAGGATGCGCAAATCCATTTGGCAAGGAAGGGTATTTCCGGGATAAGTCCGGTGACTATACTCAGGCTCGGGTCGCTGAGCCGCTGAAATTGCCAGAGGATATAACCGATCCCCGTCCAATGGGTGACTCTCTGGTGATTCCCCCGATTACGGCTGAACATACTAACCTGGAGCAGCAGTTTCAGGCACCCCGTCCGGATCAGCGTCTGCAACACAGTGAAGGCGATACCTACAGCATTCAGCGCGATGGTGGCGATCAGTGGTTGCTGGCTGCCAAAAGTCCCAGCGAAATATGGCCGCGTATCCTGAGTTTCCTGGAAGAGAATGACGTTCCCGTGTTATCCAAAAATGCGAAACAAGGCTATCTGGAAACCGACTGGGTTGATCTGGGGCTGGATAAAGAACGTGGTTTTATTTATCGCACAGTAGGGCGCTGGGTCGGTGTTGAAGACGCTGAACCAGTGGAAGACCGTTTCCGTATTGAGGTCAGGCAGGGTGTAACGGCAGGAACCACAGAAGTTCATCTGCAGCACAAGGGACGCCCGAAAGCTGATGAAGGTGACGAGCCAGCACCTGAACCGGCAGACTGGGATAACATGGAGCAGCGCAGCCAGCGTTTGGACAATGGCACGTTGAGCGAGTTGATGTTGTTCCTGATTCGGGACGATGAAGATAGCAGTGTTTCTCTGTTGGCACAGAACCTGGACTTAGGCGATCAGGTTGAAATTGTTGATATCAACGGCAACCCGACCATGACGATTGAGCGACTGTCGTTTGCCCGCGCCTGGGCTGCTATCGACCAGGCTCTGGTCAAGGCTGGCCTGGAAGTGACAGATAAAAACCGCTCTGGTGGTCTGTTCTATATTCTTGCTGATGAACAGGGCGATGTCGTCAAGGGAGAGCCAGAGAAGGAACCGGGCTTTTTTGCCAGATTGTTTGGCAAAGGCAAGAAAGACGAAGAAGAGTCTACTCAGTCTACTTACCTGATCCGGGTTAGCGAATTAACAGGCGTTATTCAGGTAACCGTAGAAGAAAATATCAATGCGTTTGCTCCGGCTGAATTCAGTCAGAAGGTGCTGAACCTGATTAAAGAAAATATGAACTAA
- the dapA gene encoding 4-hydroxy-tetrahydrodipicolinate synthase, with the protein MIIGSLVALVTPMTGDGDLDWKRLHDLVEYHIQEGTDGIVAVGTTGESATLTVPEHCEVIKRVVGQVNGRIPVIAGTGGNSTQEAILLTAEAKSLGADACLLVTPYYNKPTQEGLYRHFKAIADAVDIPQILYNVPGRSSVDMLPETVARLAGHKNIAGIKEATGIVERGRQIRELCGESFAIYSGDDATGMELMLQGANGVISVTNNIVPRQMHELCMAAMAGDRETASAINDRLDALHSKLFVESNPIPVKWLLKEQGLIQDGIRLPLTPLSETFHSDLRLALKQATEQVEPA; encoded by the coding sequence ATGATTATCGGTAGTCTCGTGGCGCTAGTTACCCCCATGACCGGAGATGGGGATCTTGACTGGAAGCGTTTGCATGATCTCGTTGAGTACCACATCCAGGAAGGGACTGATGGCATTGTCGCAGTCGGCACCACCGGTGAGTCTGCCACCCTTACTGTGCCTGAACACTGTGAAGTGATTAAACGGGTAGTGGGGCAGGTTAACGGCCGCATTCCTGTTATTGCCGGAACCGGCGGTAATTCCACCCAGGAAGCTATCCTGCTGACGGCAGAGGCGAAAAGCCTGGGTGCTGATGCCTGCCTGCTGGTGACGCCTTATTACAATAAGCCGACCCAGGAAGGTCTGTACCGACACTTCAAAGCCATTGCAGATGCTGTCGATATTCCCCAGATCCTCTACAATGTTCCGGGGCGTTCTTCTGTGGACATGTTGCCTGAGACGGTTGCCCGTCTGGCTGGACACAAAAATATAGCCGGTATCAAGGAAGCCACAGGCATTGTTGAGCGTGGTCGTCAGATCCGTGAGCTGTGTGGTGAGTCGTTTGCAATATATTCTGGCGATGACGCAACAGGTATGGAGCTGATGCTGCAGGGAGCCAACGGTGTGATTTCTGTGACGAACAACATTGTGCCACGGCAGATGCATGAACTGTGTATGGCGGCTATGGCTGGTGACCGAGAGACTGCCAGCGCTATTAATGACCGGTTAGACGCGTTGCATAGCAAGCTGTTTGTTGAATCCAACCCGATACCGGTTAAATGGCTGTTGAAAGAGCAGGGGCTGATTCAGGATGGCATTCGCCTGCCACTGACGCCACTGAGTGAGACGTTTCATTCAGATCTTCGTTTAGCCCTGAAACAGGCGACGGAGCAGGTTGAACCGGCATAA
- a CDS encoding peroxiredoxin gives MSFTLGQPVPDFTALATNSTTVSLEELKGKKFVLYFYPKDNTPGCISEGEAFRDLHAEFQAADTLVFGVSRESLESHEKFKGKYDFPFELISDPEEALCQLFDVIKLKKMYGKEFMGIERSTFLVDSAGILQHEWRKVRIKGHVEDVLQAAQALT, from the coding sequence ATGAGTTTCACCCTAGGTCAACCTGTTCCAGATTTCACTGCGCTGGCTACGAATAGTACTACTGTCTCACTTGAAGAACTGAAAGGCAAAAAGTTCGTTCTGTACTTCTACCCTAAGGACAATACGCCTGGCTGCATCAGTGAAGGCGAAGCCTTCCGGGATCTTCATGCTGAGTTTCAGGCCGCAGACACCCTGGTCTTTGGCGTATCCAGAGAAAGCCTTGAATCTCATGAGAAATTCAAAGGTAAATATGATTTCCCCTTTGAACTAATCTCTGACCCTGAAGAGGCACTGTGCCAGCTGTTTGATGTCATCAAGCTCAAGAAAATGTACGGGAAGGAATTTATGGGCATCGAGCGCAGCACTTTCCTGGTCGACAGTGCCGGCATTTTACAACATGAATGGCGCAAGGTGCGCATTAAAGGGCATGTAGAAGACGTACTGCAGGCGGCACAGGCTCTGACTTAA
- a CDS encoding cell division cycle 123 family protein, with protein MLKSGLYLQKTAYFINAMIMLWCSTLSAQQIVPGQNAYHDPALNNEKLYNLPDFNTAPLTQKKHNSYLPSFIETTPSIGKNQTYLIPGTTKVITIDWLHPFSSKEKFTETKSSEIESTPSEKIITSTGYIYIGETSDSKSFSPPMQSYYVKSGKSSRDQEFLMQLQTSLELYPAPSVSHVYSSSLPLNKLAGEQTAIENKLAEIISVTTSPLSSSETSDATATGIRLATGINASAASNYRVYPTSVSVLTTEELHKTALITQEPQSLHKVNEEDPDRENYNSRNHWAEGKPEDYDRIIEACNTEYWVHLKGVKGRDYKQYRLGSQLMEQMTAAANNFQLLKRLPGSYLEFINEKEEMREIWKSKKQDGNVKQYGDVQLDEDLKEGEWFVRTSLNSLKETRPITIGDEELANGNRIYKSAREIYLSMPTADIKKHTPIVPIGYDGLKGKLDKDIYLYLFPWKKLNPDKEFRVFVHHDRVTAISQQYLYQRNELLMNLPLEERQAQVETWARQIIEYVDNTVVPSITHISSYSIDLAITETDDADDEIYFIEINPFGKEYASGSALFHWIKDEEILYGQQQENTVHFRYTIESDM; from the coding sequence ATGCTAAAGAGTGGATTGTATTTACAAAAAACTGCATATTTCATTAATGCAATGATTATGCTTTGGTGTTCAACTTTATCAGCCCAGCAAATAGTGCCTGGTCAGAATGCCTATCATGATCCTGCTTTAAACAACGAAAAACTATATAATCTGCCAGATTTTAATACTGCCCCATTAACTCAAAAAAAACATAACAGTTATCTGCCGTCTTTCATTGAAACGACTCCGTCAATCGGTAAAAACCAGACTTACCTGATACCCGGCACCACAAAGGTTATCACTATTGACTGGTTGCACCCCTTTAGCAGTAAAGAAAAATTCACTGAAACAAAAAGCTCAGAGATTGAGTCCACACCTTCAGAAAAAATTATTACTTCTACCGGTTATATCTATATCGGTGAAACTTCAGACAGCAAATCTTTTTCACCACCAATGCAATCTTATTACGTTAAAAGTGGAAAGAGTTCTCGTGATCAAGAGTTCTTGATGCAATTGCAAACATCATTGGAGCTTTATCCTGCACCTTCAGTGAGTCATGTCTACAGCAGCTCATTGCCGTTGAATAAACTGGCAGGAGAGCAAACCGCAATTGAAAACAAGCTGGCAGAAATAATAAGCGTTACAACGTCTCCCTTATCATCTTCCGAAACCAGCGATGCTACAGCCACTGGCATCCGGTTAGCTACCGGGATCAATGCTTCAGCGGCATCAAACTATCGTGTTTATCCAACGAGCGTGTCGGTATTGACCACAGAGGAGCTTCATAAAACAGCATTAATTACTCAGGAGCCCCAATCCCTTCATAAAGTTAATGAGGAAGACCCTGATCGTGAAAATTACAATTCAAGAAACCACTGGGCAGAGGGAAAACCGGAAGACTACGATAGGATTATTGAAGCCTGTAACACCGAATATTGGGTTCATCTTAAAGGGGTTAAAGGCAGAGATTACAAGCAGTATCGACTAGGTTCACAATTAATGGAACAAATGACAGCTGCAGCGAATAATTTTCAGTTGCTAAAAAGGTTACCTGGATCGTATTTAGAGTTCATAAATGAGAAAGAAGAGATGAGGGAGATTTGGAAAAGCAAGAAACAGGATGGCAATGTTAAGCAGTATGGAGATGTTCAGCTGGATGAGGACTTGAAAGAGGGAGAATGGTTTGTACGTACGAGTCTGAACTCTCTGAAGGAAACCCGCCCAATAACCATCGGTGACGAAGAATTAGCAAATGGCAACAGAATTTACAAAAGTGCCAGGGAGATTTATCTCTCTATGCCAACGGCTGATATCAAAAAACATACCCCGATTGTACCTATTGGTTACGATGGATTAAAAGGCAAGCTGGATAAAGATATATATCTTTATTTGTTTCCATGGAAGAAGCTGAATCCGGATAAGGAGTTTCGGGTGTTTGTACACCATGACCGGGTTACAGCTATATCACAACAATATCTTTACCAGCGAAATGAACTGTTAATGAACTTGCCACTGGAAGAAAGGCAGGCACAGGTCGAAACGTGGGCTCGACAGATTATAGAATACGTTGATAACACAGTAGTTCCTTCTATAACCCATATTTCCTCCTATTCCATTGACTTAGCCATTACCGAAACTGACGATGCAGACGATGAGATTTATTTCATAGAAATTAACCCTTTCGGAAAGGAATATGCATCCGGTTCTGCTTTGTTTCACTGGATTAAAGACGAAGAAATACTCTACGGTCAGCAACAGGAAAATACCGTACATTTTCGTTACACAATTGAGTCCGACATGTGA